The window CAGTGGAATGAAATGTATTCCTTATCATTTCAATGACAGGATATAACATCCTATAACCAACAGTACTAATCCATCAGCTGTATCAAAATGTAAGTGGAAATATGTTTGTACTTATtcatagttgttttaaaaataaatcagcattccttttaagaaatgaagatgaaatacattacaataaaattattttattttaatgtaaatataagTTTACCAGATTTTAATAAAGTAACAATTTAGAGATATAGATGTACGTATGCATATGTAGGGAGAATATATCCTTTTTAAAGCAGTAAGGCATACTTTATGATATAATATTTTTACCagaagtaaaatgtatataattctCAGATATGAAATGAAAGTAATGACTAGAAAGACACTATGACCTGGGACAAGAGTTAACATCTTTACAAGTAGTTTAACTTTTATAAGTGACTTTAGTAACATCATTATACAAATAAGCCATTTAGCTGGCGTGTTTTGGCAGGGTGAATCAGTAAGACACTGGTTGAATTTCACAAGTTTCTAAAACTTTACAACCACTGCTTAGCAAGTCTTTGTAGTAAATGTGATGTGTGATAACAGGTACAAGTGAACCACAGTTGCTAATGGCTAAGCACAAAAGCTTTATTGCCCTTTGGACACTGGGGAGAGCAAGTTTGAGCTCTGATCTCCTGCTGCTCTTCTAAAAGTTTAACATATTCTAAACACCATtaagtggaaataaaaaataacagaacaAGAGCAGATTGGGGAGATGGCATTTCCACCAGTAAAATGTTTCCAAATCAATGCAGTTATTCAGTTTCTGACATTGGCCTTTGAGCAGCCATCATCTATCTTATGCAAAATGTGACAAACATGGCTTTGCTTCATTTTGTTGCAAAGGAAACTTTTTGTTCAGAGCTTTAGAAAAGTCAATTCAGTCCACGTAATTCACTTTCTTCTTAAGTTTCTGAAAAGTAGCTAATGCTTATTTGGTAGAGACGTGCTGTAGAGGAATGCTTCTCTTGCTCCTTTTTCCACAAGATTACGTCACAGACAGGTTTCAAGTGTGTTACTCAACCTCAACACACAGGGCAGGCTTCTTGGTGGAGGAGTTTCCATGATCAGAGGGGCGGTAGGAAAGCATGCTCATTTTTGTGGATAGACTTGAGTGGGAGTTGGCCTTTGGGGGCATGTATTTCAGAagctggagaaaatattttttaaatttttccccaAGAAAGCCATAGAAGAGAGGATTAAGGCAATTGTTAAAATAAGCTATGCAAATAGTGATGGGCATGGCGGTGTCGACAATATCTATGATTTTACAGTCATGTATGATGCCCAGATGAATCAGAACATCCAAGAAAGTGAATATTTGATGGGGAACCCacgagaagaaaaaggaaagcacaATTGCCATAATTATCTTGAAAATATCATCATTTCTTGGCTTGTTCTTCTGAATTTCATACGCCTTCTTTAGGGCTTTCCAAATAAGAGTATAACTTGTAAGAATGACCAGAAAAGGAAGCAAGAAACCCAGTATATTCTTGGTTAGGCCCAGCCCTACGGGGAGGGTTGAATTTTTGAATTCGTAATGGAAAGCACAAACTGTGATATTGGTGTTTTCAATGAAAAATGCATTTCGGTGGATTATAGTTGGCAAACTGGTCAAGGCAGCCAGCAGCCAAATAGTGATGCAAGTGACTTTGGCCACAAGCATTGTGCGCCGAAGGCGGGACTTCATTGGATGAACAATAGCCAGGTAGCGATCAATGCTTAGACATGTGAGTAGAAACACACTGGCATAAAGGTTGAAACTGATACTGGCTGAAGCGATCTTACATAGGTAATTGCCAAAGGGCCAACGGTATTCCATAGCAGTGTAGACGGCCCACAGTGGCAAAGTCAGTAAAAAGCATAAGTCAGCCAGTgccaaattcaaaagaaaaacactggCCACAGTCTTCACTTTCATGTAAAAGTAAATGACAATCACCAccaagctgtttccaaatattccCACCACAAAGATGATGCTATATAAAGTAGGGATCATGACAAATATGTAATTGTGCCGTCCAGATTTGGGACAGTCATCTTGGATTCTTTTAATACCATCTTCAGTGGAAGAATTGAGGATCATTTTGACCTCCTGAGTTAATTAATCTCAGATACTAATGCCAAATGctcctggaaaaaaataaaaagggaaagataaaaatgGATTAACTTTCAGTTATAAATGAGTATTTTTAGTTATCAATCATAAGTACAGTAACTCAACTTTGGTTTTAGGGAAAAAAACCTAAATCATATTTTCTTGACAAAAACTGAACTAATAAAGTCTAGATTGAATATTCAAGTTAATTTTGAGAGCATATTGCTTTTCGGGGAAGTGATAAtatcctctagaccagcggttctcaacctgtttcacaggggtcacctaagaacatcggaaaacacatatataattacatattgtttttgtgattaatcactacgctttaattatattcaatttgtaacaatgaaattggggtcaccacaacataaagaactgtattaaagggtcgtggcattaggaaggttgagaaccactgctctagacaaataGAAGTAGGGTTCTATGTGAATAAAATGATCTAGATgctttgtgtgttgtttttttttctagaagtaaATCCTagctttcaaatttatttaaaaacaatctgAATCTCAGAAAACACTACTGAATTAAATTAGTCATTCAGAAAGACTTGAGTTTTTCTTGAGGTAAGCAAGGCCAATTAATTTGTCTTTAATCTCAGAAGTGTGACATAcctgtacttattttttaaacaatttatttcaTCTCATAATTTTTTCTTAGGTATAAAAGTAATCATCATCCCCCCTTGAATGGTCAGAAGAGCTGTCTCTAGGCTTAACAGGAATTGGTGATTGTGGAAATTGATGtaagaggggagaagagggagggagtaGTATTCTTCCCATTATTTTTCAGGCCACTACAGGCAGTACCCACATTCTTTAACTTCCAACTCAGTCTTGCATAGGTTCTGAATTTCCTAACTTTTGTATCTGCCAGCCATTTCTGAAATTAACTTTAAGATTAACCATCTGTATAACAAGGATGACAAATGACTAAATTAAATCAGGATTGTCAACATGCCTTTTGTGGGGGCTTGAGATAGTAGCAGTTTTTTAGGATTCTGGGAGGAATCAGATGCTCAGAAAAGGACTCTATAAAGACTTCTGCAAATATTTGCTCCAATATTTTATGAAATCAACAATTATGCTATCCATTCATGTGATTTAGAAAATCATTCTATTCAGACCTACATAAGAGTCCATCAGAAGACCCTTGGGAGAAAGGCTGATGATGCTGTGAGGGTAACATCACAGGAGGTGGCACAGGCATGCTCTGTGGAGAAGGTCAGCATTGGGCACAGGCAAGGTTGGCCAGGCAGAGCAGTGGTACTGGGTCAAGATCCTATTGCTACACCAGGAGCAGGTCCCTGGGTGAGCATGGCTACACAGTTCTCTTACCGCAAAGTGTGCTGGGCAAGATGAGGGACAGGAATGAGACATTACTAGTCTGCCCAGGATAGCTCTGTGTGCCATCCAGGAGAGCTGAACACTAAGGCAGTATGTATCTGGGTGCAAAGTGTTGTTGTAGAAAAGATGAGTGAAGATTTTAAGAGACAACACTGGGACGAAAGGGGTTCTTAAGTGGCTACTTTGTCTCTCCCATAGAGGCAGTTATTTTCCCTATCCAAGTTTCTGGTTCCATAACCTCATTAACTTCTCCTTTTCACTTAGCCTTATGCAATCTAAATCCCCCTTTTCCCTTTTCATTCATAAGGGCTTTGCATTCACAAACAGGCAAATGGTCACCTCCACTGTGGAGCCTTCCTAACTTTTCTGGGCAATTGGCTGTTCCATTTTGAGTGGCTCTGGTATTTTGGATGCAGGTTTTGACACTCCATGATGATGATCTGTTAATAATGTCTTCTCCACTGGTTTGTCAAGGGTAGGGCCTACCAGCGTAGGCCCTGGCACATTCCAGGAGGCATGTGCTAAATGTTTGATGAAGAAGAGAGTGAGTGCACAAATTAGTGAATGAATAGCATATAACCTAAAAGATAATAGTATAGAGTACTGAGACTAATTTCTATGGGGCTAATGAAATCAATTTACATTCTGCTTCCCAAAGAATCTCATAGAAAATATTCAAAGACGACCTGGGCTTTACCTTGGATGAGAAACCTAATCTAAAACCaaacccaaaccaaaccaaaccaaaacacacacacaacaacaataacaaaaagcccTTAGAACTTTTAGAAATCTATAGTTTACCaaacaaaagatgaaaagaaagaataatttcaAAGAAACTAGGGCCAGGCTCTCAGGGAGGTAGGACCCATTTCCTCCTCACCCAGAAGTATTTCCTTACACTTTGCTGATTTTCagttcattttattataattattaaaattataccaaattagaaatataaattcattttagTAAACAAATATTCTCTATTAAACATTAAATGCTACATTAAAGGTTCATGTGCTAGCAATCATTTATTCTTAATGTGGattaatttacttatttgctTTCCTAACATCTAGTTGAGATTAGTTGGATTTTGCCTAGGAAAACATTGGAAATGTCAAGGTTAAAGAATCTCAAAGATTAAAAGCAGCTTGGGTGAACTCTATAACTGAAATCAGGGTAGGGGTAATTATTTGCTTCAGCTTGGGCACAAAAGATAGGAAGAAATAAACTTGATGCCCTGAGCTTGGGTGCCCTGAGCTTGGGtgctctcctctttcttttttcctctcttggCCCTACTTTGAGGGCACACAACTCAGGCTGAGTTCATTAATTCTGTGTCTAGAGTGAGTGGAATTTTATTGACTAGGCTGGAACTgtaaccatcctatataataaaaggctaatatgcaaatcaaccaaacaatgaaacgaccagttgctatgatccgcactgaccaccagggggcagacactcaatgcaggagctgctccctggtggtcagtgtgctcagccagaagctgagctcatggctggcaagtgcagtgctggtggtgggagcctctcctgcctctgtggcagtgctaaggatgtccaactgatagcttaggtccactccctgtgggctcccggactgggagagggcacaggccaggctgaggtacctcCCTCCTCcaagtgcatggatttcatgcaccaggcctctagtcacttATAAAAGAATTTCCCTGGGAAAAAGTTTGTGTTTGAGTGGAATAATTTATAAACATAGCTTTGGACCCCAGTCTGAGGTCAGCTTCTCCTTCAGTTCTCATCAATCCAGATGGACTGATATTTAATATGTGAATGGCTGTTCTGAGCAGTGAGGGGAGCATCCCTGGAGATTTTGATgaggatttttaattttaatgagtttttacTTGAGAAACTCTGGACATAGCATTGAACATATTAATTAGAAGAGAAGTTTACATAAATGTGACTTTACTCACCCAGCACATAATAGGTGTTCAGTGAATATAAGATGATGAATGAATAACTGCCCACTGAAGTttacataaatgtttatataaGTAATGACCAGGCTTCCTACTTAGTAAGGAAACAAGTTGCCTTATACTTAGGGGTGGAGGAAAGAGGAGATGAATTTTGAGTGATGGAAACAGCAGAGGGAAATAGCAGGAAGAAAGGCAGAGAAGCAGAAAATGCATATAGTGCTTTCAGTGGGCAGTTATTCATTCATCATCTTATATtcactgaacacctactatgtgctgggtgaATAAAGTCACATTCTCCATCATTTGAGTCTAGCTGGATGCATAGGAGCCTTAAACACAGAATTATCCAATGTGTTGAATATTTAACCATATGAGGCTTATGGAATGCTCTGTATTTACTATTGACCCAACCtggtggtgggggccaggggTGTGGTGAGGGATGCTTCCCACAGAAGATGGTACTTGGACTTCAGAGGATGTATGGCAAACAGAGTGGTTAGAACTTAAAGGCAACCAGCTGGCCAGCCAAGGTGGAGTAGAGAGTGTGCCATCATTTTAACTTTTCCCTTCTTAAAAATGCCTGCAGCAGCATCTATGGGAAATAGCTCTTGCAATTTAAAGATATTGCACAGTCCTCTGGGCAAGGGTTTGGGGTGTGATGTGCACTGGATGGGAAGGTGACATAGGCCCTACTCAtctaagaaacaagaaaaatcattcTCTGGTCTgcacagttttttgtttgtttttgtggttgttgCAGTGGTTGTATTTTTAGCATAATCATTTGTAGTGAttgcccatttctttttttcttccttctttgaaCTGTTGGCCCCCTCCACCCATTTCTCCCACTGATTGGCTTCCCTAGCTGAAGGCTCTCAGGAAAGAGGCTAAAATGGAAGTCATGATTGGAAGCCATCTTAGGTTGATGCTAATGGTGGGGAAAAGTGGCTTCTTTTCTCTTTGAAGCTGAAAGGATGCTGTGTTGGTGAGCTGAGGGAGAGAGATGTGTTCTACTAGGAAACAAATTTGTGAGTCCTAGAAAACAGCTACATTTTGTTCATCCTGTTTCTTCTCCCAGTCTGGGATAGGCAAGTAGGGTACTAATAAAAACACAGGAGGGTCCACTTCTTCCTCTTTTGGGTCTCACCATAGCTTTTACCCATTTTCTCTTGAAGGAAAGAAGATAGGATTTGGAGGCAAAGTACTTGTAATGGAATCTTCCTTTGTCACTTACAAATGTCACCCCATATATCTCTGAACATgagtctcattttcctcatctataagaaATAGGAACAGTGATCCCAATGCACATGATGGTTGcagggattaaatgaggtaatatgaAAGCACTGGGCATATCTTTTAaatagtgtttaataaatgtgttttattggaattgttgctgttattttttgAATGCAAGACAAATGCTGATTCAGCTATGGGTCAAGAAAGCATGAgcgatttttaaaaagggggtttGTTATTTATAAACTCTTTCTCTTGCCATTAAAAGGCTAAAAATACAAAGCTGTTGTTCTTTCAAAGTATGagtaaaaaataatcataagCAGCTGAATAAATTTGCAATGAGTCAGGTGGGAACTTTCAGTCTGCTGCAAACACAAGGTTGGCTCACCGTGGCCACACCACCCACTGCTTGCTTTTGGAGGAGTTACCTGGAATTTCTTGACAGCTTCTCTGGCTTTTAAAAACAAGCATAAGGAAGGagacataaaaaaaattctaagaataTTTCCTCAAGACTTTTGATTAGAATATCAATACCTTCTTCAGCTTTTAGGCAAGCCAAAAACCAATCTAATTAAATTGTTCATTACaagctccttttttttaaatgaggttgcaatctaaagaaaaaaaatacccataGTTTTCTATGATAATAAGGAGAAAACTAAAAGACAAAGTAATTATATTTTGGAATAATCTTCTATCAAAGTATCTTTCTTAAATTCAAAAAGAATAGGGGAGTGTTTGGAAGTCATTTGCTTATAGTGCTAGAAAGCTCAATAAACCATCCCATTCAATTCATTCTCTTTATTGCTCTTGTTTTATAATTCAGACTTTAGAAAGCAACTGCTTCTGCTCCTGTGTTCccagtcctccccccccccccaatccccgccgccaccccccccctcaacccccgccctgcctgccccaAGTAATGAATGAGGCATTCTACAGGCAACAATTGCTAGCCACTATCTATTTGTGAATTGATTAAATCATAAAAGTTAACACTAAAATTTTTAGGGTTTCTACTCCCTACCCCCCAAATATACTTGGTCTTATTTTTAAACCTTCTGTTCTTATTTTATGAGGTCTATTTCTATCCTGATTTCCTTAAACATTTTGAACATTTGTATGTTAGGAGGCCCTATCCAATTGCTTTATTATTTGTGGTTTCTTCAGGGACAAATTCTATTTGTTTTATCTGTGGAGGCCTTTCTTTTTCAACAAATGAAAATGGTGGCACCTATGGACTCTCTCAGTCAACGGCAGCTGCTCTATCCACCTTCGAAGCCATTCTAGTTTGCTTCTTTGAAACCAAATAAGCAGCAGAAACCACTCATCTCATTTCAATTTCAATTTTAAGGGGTATGAGGAAAGCTATTGGGCAGAAAAGGAAGCACTAATTTATATTATAACATTTATATGCATTTTGAGTTTTATGTTAGAGATTATAGACCACATGGCAATTTATTTCAGATTAAAGTTTTTAATATTACATAAATcacataataaattttaaatgaagctAGAAGAATTAagtattcaatatattttatgtgtttccCCAAACTGCCCAATGTCCTGATTGCAGTAGGTCTTGAATGATAGTACACTAAGTAGTCCTGCATAGTATGTAAGGAGACCAGTTCTGATTTTGGCTTTCCCACTCCTTAGCTAGGTGAACTTGACCAGTCCCTAAGCTTCTCGAGACCTGTGCGTCCTCAAGGAGCTCGTACACGCTTAAAGAAATCTCTCAGCACTGAGATTTCATTATCTTTCTTTTGAATAGGAATACATCTTTTGAAGACAAGGGTAATAGTGGTGTGACAAGTAGAAATGACCTGATAAGTCATTAAATCAGCCAATTATCTGTCTATtatctatataaatattaatGCCACAATGATTTGAtaattaaatataagaaatatttttattaaaaatgaaatgaaaataattttactttttaatgaacTCCACATAAGTTAATTATATTATAGTGATGgtgttctcccccacccccatttaaaaatttaactttacTCAAATGAATGTTTTCCTGGCACAGCATTTGTATAGTTACTGTGACCCTTAGTTGATGAGGTCAAGGTTATAGGTTTGGACTCTATCTAGATTAGCTGGTTTCACTCCATTTATGGGAAAAGACTGTGAGTCTTTTGGGTATCCCCTTTGTTATTCATTGGTAATACTAAGTGACAGAGTAAAGGCAGATTGGTTCATGACtgtacatcaaaatgaaaagcatacactgcaatctacactaataaaagagaaacatgcaaattggtgtcactctggtacgcccaccagccaatcagggtgactatgcaaattaacccaacaaagatggcggttaatttgcatacacaggtgtggagtgaagactgaagactggaTACTGCAGAGGCTTGCCTTCTCCGGCCAGAGGGGAGAACCCAAGCCTCGTTGCAGCCGGAGGGGAAAAGCCTAGCCTCGAGAcctggcttctccactgcggctggaccaaaggcctagGCCCCGGGTGCTGGAgaaaaaccggtgctggcagacaggggaaggaaggcctattgtgtgaatcttTGTGCAAAGGGCTTCTATTTAGACACTAAGATGACATCATTGTATGAAAAAGGTGGCACAATATGTTATTGTTAAAATAACTCCTACAATATGAACCTATTCTCAGATTCTTTGTagggaaa is drawn from Myotis daubentonii chromosome 3, mMyoDau2.1, whole genome shotgun sequence and contains these coding sequences:
- the AGTR1 gene encoding type-1 angiotensin II receptor; translated protein: MILNSSTEDGIKRIQDDCPKSGRHNYIFVMIPTLYSIIFVVGIFGNSLVVIVIYFYMKVKTVASVFLLNLALADLCFLLTLPLWAVYTAMEYRWPFGNYLCKIASASISFNLYASVFLLTCLSIDRYLAIVHPMKSRLRRTMLVAKVTCITIWLLAALTSLPTIIHRNAFFIENTNITVCAFHYEFKNSTLPVGLGLTKNILGFLLPFLVILTSYTLIWKALKKAYEIQKNKPRNDDIFKIIMAIVLSFFFSWVPHQIFTFLDVLIHLGIIHDCKIIDIVDTAMPITICIAYFNNCLNPLFYGFLGEKFKKYFLQLLKYMPPKANSHSSLSTKMSMLSYRPSDHGNSSTKKPALCVEVE